DNA sequence from the Osmia lignaria lignaria isolate PbOS001 chromosome 2, iyOsmLign1, whole genome shotgun sequence genome:
ATTTAAGCTATGTTATTTTTTTCGAATAGTTTAAGCATTGCGTGAACAATAAAGAATTGTAATAGTTTTAgaatgaaattgtaaataatgtaaataaatctgTCAGTCTTACTCTGTATAACAtgtctaattaaataaaaaaaaaatccataATCACTACATAACAACAGTTTTAAGAGAAATGTTTAAACTTATAGTAATAAAACAAATTActcaattatatatttaatgttttgcaattttttgtttgtttagtatatttatataatttttaaaatatttacatatgtgaatataaaatattaaatcattttatttatgttttttgCAACAGTTGCCACAGTTGCATAAAGAATTACAGCCACAGCATGATGCATTATTCGGATATAAAAATGCTAATTCATATTGATTTGCTTCAACATCAtcacatttatttaatatatcttCAATGTACCAATCACATAAAAGTTCCAACTGGTCTATATTTGCctacattattttttatactgTTAATCTAACATGCATTTTTGTTACTATcattaaaaaatgcaaaatcgCACAGTATTTATAACATACCGAGTTTACTACATGTAAGTACATATTCTTACCTGTGCAATGACTAAACCGCGTCTTGAATTTGTAATTGTATTATGACTATGGGAGTCAAAGAAAGTTACCTAAGAACAAaatattcatttgaaatatctGTTTGTAAGTTTTAATAACCAGTTTACCTTATATGTTTCTtcttgaaatataaataatactgTACGCCCGCAGGTAATGAGAAGCATGAATAAATTCTTAGATTTTGCTATCCTGTACCAATTGTGCAAAAAGCTACTTATATTTTGATATAAACCTATTTCAATTCTTTCGTAAAATACTTGAAATGTCTAAAATAAGGTTGATTTGTTATAAATACTAAATGTTTAGATACAATGCAGTTTTAATTTATACCCATTCTGTTAATAAACTTAAGTCTCTGCCTCCAAGTCTCAGTGCTTCTTCTGTACTAAGATATGGATGGGAAATTAATCCTTCTTTAATACTCCATG
Encoded proteins:
- the LOC143306078 gene encoding uncharacterized protein LOC143306078, producing MSLLPLFDENFPSYIKSYYESTVKVLWYDQEFSQSRYPPGQKISKACTLICLLVAQFISKTELLIFDVEGCSKIIDIIAQAMIEGNAIHTWSIKEGLISHPYLSTEEALRLGGRDLSLLTEWTFQVFYERIEIGLYQNISSFLHNWYRIAKSKNLFMLLITCGRTVLFIFQEETYKVTFFDSHSHNTITNSRRGLVIAQANIDQLELLCDWYIEDILNKCDDVEANQYELAFLYPNNASCCGCNSLCNCGNCCKKHK